The window ATATCATAGTCGCCTTCTTGACCCATTTTATCGATCAAGTTATAGTCAACTGTTTTGATTTTCATATCGATGCCAACCTTTTTAAGGTCTGCTTGAACAGCCTCTGCATAAAGTGGTAATTCTGCACGAGAGTTATATACTACGAAGTTGAATGTTAATGGTTTGCCATCTTTATCAAGGATCCCATCGCCATCAGTATCTTTCCAACCATCTTCAGCCAACAATTGTTTAGAACGTTCAGGATTATACGCATTAGGATCTTTCAAATCGTTGAAGCCATAGTCCATGGATGGTGGAATTGGAGCAGAACCAGGAATAAATGTACCTTTTAACAATACATCAGCATAGTTTTTACGGTCTGTTGCAGAGATAACTGCAGCACGAACTTTGTCATCTCCAAGAATACCTTTTTGATTAATACGGGCCAATACGACACGAAGAGATGCGATTTCATCTACTTTGAATTTATCATTGCCTTGGAATAAACCAATTTCACCAGGACCGATGTTAACAGCCATATCTACGTCGCCAGATTGTAAGCTCAAAGCACGCGTATTAGGGTCATCGATGGAAGGAATTTCTACAGTTTTAAATGGTACTGTACCATCCCAGTAGTTTTCGTTCGCAGCCATTTCAGCACGTTCTTTAGTGAAGGATTTAACTACATATGGGCCTGTACCGATAGGACCTTCCTTCGCAAAGTTACGGCCATCTTTTTCAGCTTGAACGTCAACGATTAGGAACAACGGATCCGCTAAAAGGCCAGGCATATTAGGATATTCTTTTGTTGTATGAATAACTAATTGTTGACCATTAGCTTCCATAGAGTCATATTCAAAGAATGTTTTCGCACGATTAGACTTTGCAAAAGCACGTTCAATAGACGCCTTTACAGCTGCTGCATCAACTTTTTTACCATTGGAGAATTTCACCTTATCATTGATTGTGAAAGTCCACGTTTTATGGTCTGGGGATACTTCCCATTTAGATGCAATCCATGGTTGAGGTTTCATTTGTTCGTCAAACTTAGCCAATGTTTCACCTACACCATAGCGCATTACAACCCATGCGAAGAAGTTTTCTGTAGGTTCTAATGTGGATGCGAAGTTAGTAACGCCTACTTTTAATACATCTTTGTTAGCAGCACCATTATTATCAGACCCACAACCAGCTATGAAGGAACCCATCATTACAATACTAAGACCTGCTAATAGGGCCTTTTTCCAAGATTTTTTCATTTAAAATCTCCTTTTACAACTACATGTAAAACATAAAAACATTTAACATCATCACTATCTAAAATAGTTGTGATGGAAAAACCATAATTTCTTACCAGTCATAATGAAACTTTCACTAGATAAAGATTCAAATTTATGAAGGTAAAAACAATTTTATCCTTGATTTTTTGGATCCACTACATCTCGTAAGGAGTCAGACCAAAGATTAAAAATAGCAACCACGATAAGGATGGACATACCAGGGAATGCCATGAGCCATGGACTCGTTTGCAAGTACTGGCGACCCTCGTTAAGCATAAGACCCCATTCTGGAGTCGGTGGCTGAGCACCAAAGCCAAGGAAGGATAAACCTGCTACCTCAATCATGATAGCCCCGATATCTAATGCACCTGTTGTAATAACGAGAGGCATAATATTAGGAATGATATGACGTCTGATGATGGCCGTCGTAGATGCGCCCATCATAACAGCAGCCGTTACATATTCCTCACCGCGCACCTTGAGCGTCATAGAACGTACAATACGAGCATATTTTGCCCAACCTACAACAGATAAGGCTAAAATCGTATTTACAATGCTACCACCTAGAATACCAGCAATAGCAATAGCCAATACGATACCAGGGAATGATAACATGATGTCTGCTAAACGCATAAGAACCATTTCAACTTTACCGCCAAAATAGCCTGCTATAGCACCGATGATAGTACCAATGCTCACCATGATAACGACGATGGATACGCCCATGAACAAGGATAATTGAGTACCATAAATGATACGAGATAATACATCACGTCCTAATTTATCTGTACCAAACCAATGTTGGCTGCTTGGTGCTTGCAATGCCTGACTTATATTTGAGGTGAAAGCATCGCCCGGTGCAAGCCAGGGTGCAAAGATAGCGATGAGAACAATGATAATCATCAACCCACTATAGAAAGAGAACAATTTATGTTTTTGAATAAATTCTGCCATTATGCTCTCTCCCTTTTCAATCTAGGGTCTAATAAGATATATGATGCATCAACCAATGCGTTAATACACATATATGCTAAAGCAACCCACAACACAAAACCTTCAATCAATGGATAATCGCGCATAGTAATAGCATAAATTGCCATATTCCCAAGTCCCGGCCAAGAGAATACCATTTCTACGACTGCCACACCACCTAGTAACCAACCAATAACAACACCAAGAATAGTGATGAGTGGTAACACCGCATTAGGTAAAATATGACCGAA of the Veillonella parvula genome contains:
- a CDS encoding ABC transporter substrate-binding protein, yielding MKKSWKKALLAGLSIVMMGSFIAGCGSDNNGAANKDVLKVGVTNFASTLEPTENFFAWVVMRYGVGETLAKFDEQMKPQPWIASKWEVSPDHKTWTFTINDKVKFSNGKKVDAAAVKASIERAFAKSNRAKTFFEYDSMEANGQQLVIHTTKEYPNMPGLLADPLFLIVDVQAEKDGRNFAKEGPIGTGPYVVKSFTKERAEMAANENYWDGTVPFKTVEIPSIDDPNTRALSLQSGDVDMAVNIGPGEIGLFQGNDKFKVDEIASLRVVLARINQKGILGDDKVRAAVISATDRKNYADVLLKGTFIPGSAPIPPSMDYGFNDLKDPNAYNPERSKQLLAEDGWKDTDGDGILDKDGKPLTFNFVVYNSRAELPLYAEAVQADLKKVGIDMKIKTVDYNLIDKMGQEGDYDMLISNIVTANTGDPIWFLANYWHTNNNGSNPQNGSGYSNPQVDQLLDAAETEFDPAKRRDYAIQIQQLLMNDGAALFLGYPKTNIVTGSYLKGAVMYPSDYYWITNKITK
- the nikC gene encoding nickel transporter permease translates to MAEFIQKHKLFSFYSGLMIIIVLIAIFAPWLAPGDAFTSNISQALQAPSSQHWFGTDKLGRDVLSRIIYGTQLSLFMGVSIVVIMVSIGTIIGAIAGYFGGKVEMVLMRLADIMLSFPGIVLAIAIAGILGGSIVNTILALSVVGWAKYARIVRSMTLKVRGEEYVTAAVMMGASTTAIIRRHIIPNIMPLVITTGALDIGAIMIEVAGLSFLGFGAQPPTPEWGLMLNEGRQYLQTSPWLMAFPGMSILIVVAIFNLWSDSLRDVVDPKNQG